The following are from one region of the Lodderomyces elongisporus chromosome 7, complete sequence genome:
- the MSK1 gene encoding mitochondrial lysine-tRNA synthetase, producing the protein MLRCLNPSLRSSFRRLYCNNVGIKLLSTASVARQMTKENLTAERRKAIIQSEPYFESSCYPSIADARQQYPDATLLRISDFRNRFETTDFSNYEYNRTSECYNIEGRISGIRKFGKAMFFFDLVQDNCKLQVLISNSLVVLEKSEFDRVHSWFKEGDYVSCHGFASRTKTGELTLKVNTPVRMLSPCLIQLPDKLIDKGIINQNRVMNYLVNPKSANPIIVKSQVIQAIRQFFINKGFLEMQTPILSSLGTGANAQPFLTKFKDDHVQLRVAPELWLKKMVIAGFEKIFEIGNNFRNEGIDQSHNPEFTSCEFYQSFTSLEELMNITEELLKQIFHKFKVPLGGTEQTKVSLKSIKFPKYDFLPTLEEITGKKINDLSLDSLLTLYKELGITVPSNPNPISLVNNLSETYLESLSVTKHYNVPVIIYNQPEILSPLAKSKTDGHNGIPVSLRFELFINGKEYVNAYEEENNPKIQLAKFQQQKANKQKYGDNEMLIPDWEYVKTMEMGLPPTGGWGIGIDRLAMYVSGAERIDEVLPFGNLRDVLKQ; encoded by the coding sequence ATGTTGCGATGCCTCAATCCAAGTCTTAGATCAAGCTTTCGACGATTATATTGTAACAATGTCGGAATCAAATTATTATCTACAGCATCAGTCGCAAGACAAatgacaaaagaaaacctCACTGCTGAGCGACGAAAGGCTATCATTCAATCAGAACCATATTTCGAATCATCGTGCTATCCTTCAATAGCTGATGCTCGCCAGCAATACCCTGATGCAACCTTGCTACGGATTTCAGATTTTAGGAATAGGTTCGAAACGACTGATTTTAGTAACTATGAATACAATCGAACCAGCGAGTGCTACAACATCGAAGGGCGAATAAGTGGTATTAGAAAGTTTGGCAAGGCaatgttcttttttgacCTTGTACAGGATAATTGCAAATTGCAAGTCTTGATATCTAACTCACTAGTGGTTTTAGAAAAGTCAGAGTTTGATCGTGTGCACTCATGGTTTAAGGAAGGGGATTATGTAAGCTGTCATGGTTTTGCATCGAGAACTAAAACTGGTGAGTTGACATTGAAAGTCAACACACCCGTGAGGATGCTCAGTCCCTGTTTGATCCAATTACCAGACAAGCTTATTGACAAGGGAATAATTAATCAAAATAGGGTCATGAACTATCTTGTGAACCCTAAATCCGCAAACCCTATTATTGTCAAATCACAAGTTATACAAGCAATACGACAAttttttatcaacaaaGGGTTTTTGGAAATGCAAACCCCAATTTTGAGCAGCTTGGGGACAGGTGCCAATGCGCAACCTTTTTTAACTAAATTCAAAGATGATCACGTACAGTTGCGAGTGGCACCGGAGTTgtggttgaaaaaaatggttATTGCTGGGTTTGAAAAGATTTTTGAAATCGGTAACAATTTCAGAAACGAAGGTATCGATCAATCGCACAATCCAGAATTTACCTCATGTGAGTTTTATCAGAGCTTTACCTCCTTGGAAGAACTTATGAATATTACCGAGGAACTACTTAAACAGATATTCCATAAATTCAAGGTTCCATTAGGTGGAACTGAACAAACTAAAGTATCGTTGAAGTCCATCAAATTTCCGAAGTACGATTTTTTGCCAACTTTGGAGGAAATCACtggaaaaaagattaaCGATTTGTCATTGGACAGTTTACTTACATTATACAAGGAGCTTGGCATCACAGTTCCTTCTAACCCCAATCCAATCAGCCTTGTCAACAATTTGAGTGAAACATATCTAGAGTCGCTTTCAGTAACAAAACATTACAATGTCCCAGTGATTATATACAATCAGCCAGAGATCTTGTCTCCCTTGGCCAAATCTAAAACTGACGGGCATAATGGAATTCCAGTTTCTCTACGCTTCGAACTTTTTATTAACGGCAAGGAATATGTCAACGCATACGAAGAGGAAAATAACCCAAAAATTCAGTTGGCCAAGTTTCAGCAACAAAAGGCGAACAAGCAAAAATATGGAGACAATGAAATGTTGATCCCTGATTGGGAATACGTCAAGACAATGGAGATGGGCTTACCTCCAACAGGTGGCTGGGGTATTGGTATTGATAGATTGGCAATGTATGTAAGTGGAGCTGAACGCATTGATGAAGTGTTACCATTTGGAAATTTGAGGGATGTATTGAAACAATGA